The DNA segment GGCGTTTTCGTTGCTGAAGGCTTTATCCATGCTCGACACTCTGCTGAACCATTTAGGACTCTCGGCGTTCAGCCTCAGGGGCTTCGGCCCGCTGTTGCTTGAAGGCACATGGATGACAATCAAACTCTCGCTGCTGTCGCTGGCCCTGAGCATCCTGCTCGGGTTGCTGGGCGCCAGCGCCAAGCTGTCTGGCTCGCCACTGCTGCGGGTCCCGGCGCAGCTTTACACCACCTTGATTCGCGGCGTGCCCGACCTGGTGCTGATGCTGTTGATCTATTACAGCCTGCAGACCGGGCTGACCATGCTCACCGATGCGCTGGAATGGGAATACATCGAGATTGACCCGTTCAGTGCCGGGGTCATCACCCTGGGCTTTATCTATGGTGCGTACTTCACCGAGACCTTTCGCGGCGCGATTTTGTCGGTGCCGCGCGGTCAGGTCGAAGCGGCAATTGCCTACGGCCTGGGGCGCAGCCAGCGGTTTCGCTACGTGGTGTTTCCGCAGATGATGCGTTTTGCCCTGCCCGGCATCGGCAATAACTGGCAAGTGCTGCTCAAGGCCACCGCACTGGTGTCGATCATCGGCCTGGCCGATCTGGTCAAGGCGTCCCAGGACGCCGGCAAGAGCAGCTATCAATTGTTCTACTTTCTGGTGGTGGCAGCGTTTATCTACCTGATGATCACCAGCGCTTCGAACCTGGCCCTGCGCTGGGCTGAACGGCATTACGCCACCGGCAGCCGGGAGGCCAGACGATGATTGAGCTTATCCAGGAATACTGGCGCCCGTTTCTGTACAGCGACGGCGTGCACCTGACCGGCCTGGCGATGACGATGTGGCTGCTAAGTGCCTCGATCGCCATGGGCTTTTGCCTGTCGATTCCGCTGTCGATTGCACGGGTTTCGGAAAACCGCTGGCTGCGCTGGCCGGTGCAGTTCTACACCTACGTGTTCCGTGGCACGCCGCTGTATATCCAGTTGCTGATTTGCTACACCGGCATCTACAGCATCGCCGCCGTGCGTGAGCAGCCGCTGCTCGATGCGTTTTTTCGCGATGCGATGAATTGCACGCTGCTGGCCTTCACCCTCAACACTTGCGCCTACACCACCGAGATTTTCGCCGGGGCGATCCGCAGCATGGCCCACGGTGAAATCGAAGCCGCCAAGGCCTACGGCTTGTCGGGCTGGAAGCTCTACGCCCATGTGATCATGCCCTCGGTGCTGCGCCGCTCGCTGCCGTACTACAGCAACGAGGTAATCCTGATGCTGCACTCCACCACGGTGGCCTTCACCGCCACCGTGCCGGACATTCTCAAGGTGGCGCGGGACGCCAACTCGGCGACTTTCATGACCTTTCAGTCGTTCGGCATCGCGGCGCTGCTGTACCTGACCATCACCTTTATTCTGGTCGGGCTGTTCCGCCTGGCCGAACGCCGCTGGCTGGCCTTTCTCGGCCCCGCTCACTAGGACTGCTCCCCATGCGTCAACTCACTCACGCGCTGGTGGCGCCAGTGCCGGGCACCGCGCGGCAGATTCACAGCTTCCACTACGGTCCGGAGCACGGCACCTGCAAGATCTACATTCAGGCCTCGCTGCACGCAGACGAACTGCCCGGCATGCTGGTGGCCTGGCACCTCAAGCAGCGTCTTGAAGAACTGGAGCGCGCCGGCAAGCTCAAGGGCGAAATCGTCGTGGTGCCGGTGGCCAACCCACAGGGCCTGGAGCAGGTGCTGATGGACACCCCGCTGGGCCGCTACGAGCTGGAAAGCGGGCAGAACTTCAACCGGCATTTTGTCGACCTGGCTGACCAGGTCGGCGACGCGGTGCAGGCGCAGTTGAACGCCGACCCACAGCACAACCTGCAAATGATCCGCGCCGCACTGCGTCAGGCGCTCGCGGCTCACAGCGCCGGCACCCAGTTGCAATCGCAACGGCTGACCTTGCAGCGCCTGGCTTGCGACGCCGATATGGTGCTGGACCTGCACTGTGACTTCGAGTCGGTGGAACACCTGTACACCACCCCCGAGGCCTGGCCGCAGGTCGAGCCGCTGGCACGTTACATCGGCGCCCAGGCCAGCATGCTGGCCACCGATTCGGGCGGTCAGTCGTTCGATGAATGCTTCAGCCTGGTCTGGTGGCAACTGCGCCAGCGCTTCGGTGAGCGGGTGCCGTTGGGCAGCTTCTCGGTCACCCTGGAGCTGCGCGGTCAAGGCGATGTCAGCCATGCCCTGGCCAGCCGCGACTGCCAGGCGATCATCCAGTACCTGATCGGCTTTGGCGCCATCGACGGCGACCAGCAACCCGCGCCGGCGCTGCTGTACCCGGCCACGCCGCTGGCCGCGGTCGAGCCGGTCGCCACCCCGGTCGGTGGCCTGCTGGTGTTCTGCGCCCTGCCTGGCGAGCACGTCGAAGCCGGGCAACTGATCGCCGATATCATCGACCCCATCAGCGATGCCGTGACCCAGGTTCGTGCACCGCAAGCCGGCCTGCTCTATGCCCGCTCGCTGCGGCGCATGGCCACCGCCGGCATGGTCATTGCCCACATCGCCGGCACCAAGGCCTGGCGCAGCGGCTACCTTCTTTCGCCATGAGAACCGATATGTACAAACTGACCATCGACGGCCTGCACAAGCGCTACGGCGATAACGAAGTGCTCAAGGGCGTGTCGCTCAAGGCCAAGAGTGGCGACGTGATCTGCCTGATCGGCGCCAGCGGCTCGGGCAAGAGCACCTTTTTGCGCTGCATCAACTTTCTTGAACAGCCCAACGACGGCGCCATGAGCCTGGACGGCAAGCCGGTGCGCATGGTTCAGGACAAGGACGGCATGCGCGTTGCCGACCCCGATGAGCTGCAACGCCTGCGCACCCGCCTGGCCATGGTGTTCCAGCACTTCAACCTGTGGGCGCACATGACCGTGCTGGAAAACGTCAGCATGGCGCCGCGCCGGGTGTTGGGCGTCCCCAAGGCCGAAGCCGAAGCGCGGGCGCGCAAGTACCTGGAGAAAGTCGGCCTGCCCGAGCGGGTTGCCGAGCAGTACCCGG comes from the Pseudomonas sp. StFLB209 genome and includes:
- a CDS encoding ABC transporter permease; this translates as MLDTLLNHLGLSAFSLRGFGPLLLEGTWMTIKLSLLSLALSILLGLLGASAKLSGSPLLRVPAQLYTTLIRGVPDLVLMLLIYYSLQTGLTMLTDALEWEYIEIDPFSAGVITLGFIYGAYFTETFRGAILSVPRGQVEAAIAYGLGRSQRFRYVVFPQMMRFALPGIGNNWQVLLKATALVSIIGLADLVKASQDAGKSSYQLFYFLVVAAFIYLMITSASNLALRWAERHYATGSREARR
- a CDS encoding ABC transporter permease; this translates as MIELIQEYWRPFLYSDGVHLTGLAMTMWLLSASIAMGFCLSIPLSIARVSENRWLRWPVQFYTYVFRGTPLYIQLLICYTGIYSIAAVREQPLLDAFFRDAMNCTLLAFTLNTCAYTTEIFAGAIRSMAHGEIEAAKAYGLSGWKLYAHVIMPSVLRRSLPYYSNEVILMLHSTTVAFTATVPDILKVARDANSATFMTFQSFGIAALLYLTITFILVGLFRLAERRWLAFLGPAH
- a CDS encoding succinylglutamate desuccinylase/aspartoacylase family protein, giving the protein MRQLTHALVAPVPGTARQIHSFHYGPEHGTCKIYIQASLHADELPGMLVAWHLKQRLEELERAGKLKGEIVVVPVANPQGLEQVLMDTPLGRYELESGQNFNRHFVDLADQVGDAVQAQLNADPQHNLQMIRAALRQALAAHSAGTQLQSQRLTLQRLACDADMVLDLHCDFESVEHLYTTPEAWPQVEPLARYIGAQASMLATDSGGQSFDECFSLVWWQLRQRFGERVPLGSFSVTLELRGQGDVSHALASRDCQAIIQYLIGFGAIDGDQQPAPALLYPATPLAAVEPVATPVGGLLVFCALPGEHVEAGQLIADIIDPISDAVTQVRAPQAGLLYARSLRRMATAGMVIAHIAGTKAWRSGYLLSP
- a CDS encoding ABC transporter ATP-binding protein; its protein translation is MYKLTIDGLHKRYGDNEVLKGVSLKAKSGDVICLIGASGSGKSTFLRCINFLEQPNDGAMSLDGKPVRMVQDKDGMRVADPDELQRLRTRLAMVFQHFNLWAHMTVLENVSMAPRRVLGVPKAEAEARARKYLEKVGLPERVAEQYPAFLSGGQQQRVAIARALAMEPDIMLFDEPTSALDPELVGEVLKVIQGLAEEGRTMILVTHEMGFARKVATQVVFLHQGQIIESGHPDEVLNNPQSERLQQFLSGNLK